In Humulus lupulus chromosome 7, drHumLupu1.1, whole genome shotgun sequence, the following are encoded in one genomic region:
- the LOC133791858 gene encoding agamous-like MADS-box protein AGL80: MTRKKVKLAYINNESSRKATYKKRKKGLMKKVSELSTLCDVDACAIIYSPYDTQPEVFPSTAGVHRILTKFKKMPEIEQSKKMMNQEAFLKQKIGKVTEQVKKLKKENREKEMNRLMYANLSGKMNLQGLTVTDLNDLTWLIDQNLKDINKRMEKIAKETKSARMAVAAAAATAPLPNGNQNEEEKVNVATAAAVNVDNNGAGAGAGAGAGAGGMQRQQWRVDLNPQNQANNNPMRYGGRDVIFPFGNNNNNNNWVNGHFP, from the coding sequence ATGACGAGAAAGAAGGTGAAGTTGGCTTACATCAACAACGAGTCCTCTCGAAAAGCCACGtataagaagagaaagaagggTCTGATGAAGAAGGTGAGCGAGCTGAGCACACTGTGCGATGTCGATGCGTGTGCAATCATCTACAGCCCGTACGATACTCAGCCGGAGGTGTTCCCGTCCACGGCGGGGGTCCACCGTATACTGACGAAGTTCAAGAAGATGCCGGAGATCGAGCAGAGCAAGAAGATGATGAACCAAGAAGCGTTCCTGAAGCAAAAAATCGGCAAGGTGACCGAGCAGGTGAAGAAACTCAAGAAAGAGAATCGTGAGAAGGAGATGAACCGACTCATGTACGCCAATCTGTCTGGTAAGATGAACCTTCAAGGCTTGACTGTCACGGATTTGAATGATCTCACCTGGCTCATTGACCAGAACTTGAAGGATATTAATAAGAGAATGGAAAAAATAGCTAAGGAAACGAAGTCTGCTCGAATGGCGGTTGCCGCAGCTGCAGCAACAGCACCACTGCCAAATGGGAATCAAAATGAGGAAGAGAAAGTTAATGTGGCTACTGCTGCGGCGGTGAACGTGGATAACAATGGTGCTGGTGCTGGTGCTGGTGCTGGTGCTGGTGCTGGTGGCATGCAGAGGCAGCAGTGGCGGGTAGActtgaaccctcaaaatcaagcTAATAATAATCCTATGAGATATGGTGGAAGGGACGTGATTTTTCCATTtgggaacaacaacaacaacaataactgGGTTAATGGCCACTTCCCATGA